Proteins encoded together in one Thamnophis elegans isolate rThaEle1 chromosome 10, rThaEle1.pri, whole genome shotgun sequence window:
- the LOC116514441 gene encoding 26S proteasome non-ATPase regulatory subunit 1-like, whose protein sequence is MPSVVGVLVFTQFWFWFPLSHFLSLAFTPTCVIGLNKDLKMPKVQYRSNVKPSTFAYPAPLEVPKEKEKEKVSTAVLSITAKAKKKEKEKEKEKKEEEKMEVVSRVVWVGLESGGSGS, encoded by the exons ATGCCTTCGGTGGTTGGCGTCCTGGTCTTCACCCAGTTCTGGTTTTGGTTTCCTCTGTCCCACTTTTTGTCCTTGGCGTTCACTCCGACTTGCGTCATTGGCCTGAACAAGGACCTCAAG atGCCAAAAGTGCAGTACCGCTCCAACGTGAAGCCTTCCACCTTCGCCTACCCAGCCCCCTTGGAAGTgccaaaggaaaaggagaaggagaag GTTTCCACCGCCGTGTTGTCCATCACTGCAAAAgccaagaaaaaggagaaggagaaagagaaagagaagaaagaagaggagaaaatggaAGTGGTGAGTCGAGTCGTCTGGGTGGGTTTGGAATCGGGAGGAAGCGGCTCTTGA